In Haliscomenobacter hydrossis DSM 1100, the DNA window TGGAGATGGGCGCAGTTGAAACGGCCAACAAACGCACCATTTACAAGTACATTTACCTCGAAGGGATCCGCAGTTGCCAGCTGGTGATGGGCTTGACCGTCCTGGCGCCTGGTAGTGTCTGGAACACCATGCCTCCCCACGTACACGATCGCCGGATGGAAGCTTATTTCTACTTCAATGTTCCGGAGAACCAAAGGGTCTTGCACCTGATGGGCGAGCCGCAAGAAACCCGCCACATGTGGGTAGCCAATCATCAGGCCATCATTTCACCGCCCTGGTCGATCCACGCGGGTTCGGGTACCAGCAGTTATTCCTTTATTTGGGGCATGGCGGGCGAAAACCAGGAATATACCGATATGGATCCACAACCAGTTGACGTATTGCGTTGATTTATTTCAAGATGATGACGATTAAAAAGATAAGCATCACGATTGCCCTGCTGTGGTCGCCACTTGTTGTGTTGACGAGTGGCTGCCATGTGCAGCAGCAAATTCATCCTGCGCCCAATTCGGTGGTTGTAGTGCAGGATTCCATTGCCGAAAAAATGCTGCTCATTCAGCGCAGCTACGGCGGCTGGCCCCAACCCGGAGGCAACGCCATCAACTACAACAAGCCCCTCAGCGAGACAGAAAAAAACAAATTCCTCAGTGAAAAACATAAACTCGATGCCACCATCGACGATCAGGCTACGACGCGCGAAATCAAATACCTCGCCGAAGCCTACAGCAAAACTAAAAACCCAACTTACCTGAAAGCCGCCGAAAATGGCGTGCGTTACCTCCTTCAGGCCCAAAACAAAGTCGGAGGTTGGCCGCAATTTTTCCCCGACTCCAGTGGCTACCACAAACACATTACTTACAACGACCACGCCATGATTGATGTGCTCTTGGTGATGAAGTACACGGCTACTGGTCAACAACACTTTGAACCTTTGCAAAAAATACTGGGCAATGACGCACAAAAAGCAGTGGAGAAAGGTATTGATTGCATCCTTAAAACCCAATTTTATCAGGGAACAATCTTGACCGTTTGGTGTGCCCAGCACGACAGCAAAACTTTACAACCCGCTAAAGCTCGTGCCTTTGAACTGCCCTCCCTCAGTGGTAATGAGAGTGTGAACATCCTGCGCTTTCTAATGGCCATTGAACAACCTTCGGATGCGGTAAAAAAAGCCATTCACGCCGGAGTAGCCTGGCTGGATGGGGTCAGAATCAAAGGTTTTAAACTACAAGACATCGCTGATTCAAACCAGCCTAAGGGCAAAGACCGCGTCGTGGTTCCCGATTCCAGTTCAGTACTTTGGGCGCGTTTTTATGACCTGAAAACCAATCAGCCCTTTTTTGTCGGACGTGATAGCCAGCCCAAAGCCACCTTGGCCGAAATCGAAAATGAACGCCGGACTGGTTACGCCTTTTATGGCAATTGGCCCGCCAAGTTGATTGAAAAAGAATACCCGGAATGGGTGAAAAAATGGGGAAAGTAATCGAGGCTTATATGGGAGCGCGGATGACGCGGATTAAGCGGATTTACGCTGATCAAATCCGTGTAAATCCGCTTGATCCGCGTCATCCGCGCTCCCATTATTGTCGCTGGTGTTTTTTAATTGCTCAAAGCTCTGCATCATGAAAACAGCTTATTTATTCCTATTCAGCCTTTTCTTCCTCGCCTTCACCACTGGCGAAGAAAAACTCCGCATCTTCCTCGTTGGAGATTCCACGATGGCCAACAAACTCCCCTTTGACGCCCCCGAAACCGGTTGGGGCATGATCCTGCCGCAGTATTTTTCCGAAGGCGTTGAAGTCCAAAACCACGCCGTCAATGGCCGCAGCACCAAAAGTTTCCGCGCCGAAGGCCGTTGGGCCAAAATTTTGGAACAAATGCGCCCCGGCGATTGGGTGCTGATCCAGTTTGGCCACAATGATTCCAAAAATACTGACACCACGCGTTACGCCGCAGCGCAAACCGATTACCGCAAAAATCTTACCCGTTATATTGAAGAAACCCGTGCCAAGGGCGGCAACGTCATCTTGCTCACGCCGGTGATGCGCCGCAAGTTTGACGAAAACGGCAAGTTTATAGACACCCACGGCGAGTACCCGCAGGTGGTCAAAGAAGTAGCCCAGGCCATGAAAGCCCCGCTCATTGATGTACATGCCAAAAGCCGGGAAGTGATTGAACAAGCGGGCGTAGAGGGTTCCAAACGTTTATTCATGCACTTGCCGGGAAAAATGCACCCCAAATTTCCTGAGGGTAAGGTGGATGATACCCATTTTTCCGGGCATGGTGCCAGCATCATGGCGAGTCTGGTGGCCGAGGGCATTCGCGACATTGGCAACCCCTTGCTGGGTTTGCTCAAACCTTCCCGTTTTACCGACAAACTGGAATTTGAATTGCCCAAAATTGCCGCGCCCTTTTTCCGTAAAGATACCTTCAGCATTGTTCGTTATGGCGCGAAGTCCGACGGGATTACGCTCAGTACCCCCGCCATCAATCAGGCGGTCAACCTCGCCCATGAAGCGGGTGGGGGAGTAGTGGTCGTTCCAAGCGGGTTTTGGTTGACGGGCCCCATTGTGCTCAAAAGCAACGTCAATCTGCACATCAGCCAAGGAGCTTTGCTACAATTCAGCAACAAACGAGAAGATTTCCCGCTGGTCAAAACCACCTGGGAAGGCGAGGACGCCATTCGTTGTCAGGCACCAATTTCGGCAGTTGAAGCCAGCAATATTGCCATCACTGGAACTGGCATCATCGATGGTGCTGGTCAGGTCTGGCGACAAGTGAAAAAAGACAAACTCACCGAAGCGCAATGGAAAAAACTCATTGCTTCAGGCGGTGTTTTGGATGAAGAAAAACGCACCTGGTATCCTTCAGAAAATGCGCTGAAGGGTTCAAAAATTCAAAAACCGGGGAGCATTGCTGCGGGTTTCAACCTGAACAATTGTTCCGAATTCAAAGACTTTTTGCGACCCAACATGGTGTCGCTCTCGCGCTGCACCCAGGTTTTGCTCGAGGGCATTACCTTCCAAAACTCTCCCGCCTGGACCATCCATCCCCTGCTCTGCGAGCACATCACCCTGCGCGATGTGATCGTGCGCAACCCTTGGTACGGCCAAAACAACGACGCCCTCGACCTCGAATCGTGCCGCAATGGCCTGGTGGAAGGCTGCTCTTTTGACACCGGTGACGATGGCATTTGTATCAAATCGGGTCGCGATGCTGAAGGCCGCAAACGCGGTGTACCCACCGAAAACATTATCGTGCGCAACTGCACCGTTTTTCACGGTCACGGAGGTTTTGTGATCGGTTCGGAAATGTCGGGTGGGGTGCGCAACCTCTTTGTATCGGATTGCAACTTCCTGGGCACCGACGTTGGCCTGCGCTTCAAAACCGCCCGCGGTCGAGGTGGAATCGTCGAAAACATCTACGTGACCGACATCAACATGACCAATATCCCCGGTGAAGCCATCCTGTTCGACATGTACTACATGGCTAAAGATCCGGTTTCCCTGAACGGGGAAAAGAATGTGTTGCCCGAAATGAAGGCGGAACCCTTGGGTGAAGGCACGCCTCAATTTCGCAATTTTCACATCAAAAATATCGTCTGCCAGGGTGCGGAAACGGGCATCCTGATTCGGGGTTTGCCGGAAATGCCGATCAAAAACATCAGCATTGAAAATGCCAACATCACCTGCAATCAGGGCCTGGTGTGTGTGGAAAGTGAAAACATTCGCCTCAAAAACATCGGACTGTTCACGCAAGAAAAACGGGTGATGCAGGTGCAAAACAGCCAGAAAGTTACTCTGGATGGCATTCGTTATCAGGGACCAGTTGATTTGTTGTTGCACATCAGCGGGAAACGCTCCGCAGAGGTAAGTTTGTTGAACACGGATGCGAAGCAGGCGAAGAAGGAGGTGGAAATGGGGGCTGAGGTTTCGAGGAAAGTGTTCAAGCGCAAATGAGCACTAAGAATCAATTGCAGCTGCGCTGCTTATTTTTTCACCACGATGATTTGTTTGATTCGGCTGCGCCAAATCTTTTCAACACGACGGCGCGACGAAACGACGACACGACGTTTTGTGCGCTTCGCGCTCAATGGACACGACGCATCGCGTCGTGTTATAGCGGTAGCTACCGTCGTGCCGTCGTTTCGTCGCGCCGTCGTGTTGAAAAAACAAGCAGCGAAGCTGCGCTAAAAATGCAATGTATGCATGGATAAAAATGTAAAACTTATGAAAAAATATCTCCTCCTTTTTTC includes these proteins:
- the pelA gene encoding pectate lyase, which gives rise to MMTIKKISITIALLWSPLVVLTSGCHVQQQIHPAPNSVVVVQDSIAEKMLLIQRSYGGWPQPGGNAINYNKPLSETEKNKFLSEKHKLDATIDDQATTREIKYLAEAYSKTKNPTYLKAAENGVRYLLQAQNKVGGWPQFFPDSSGYHKHITYNDHAMIDVLLVMKYTATGQQHFEPLQKILGNDAQKAVEKGIDCILKTQFYQGTILTVWCAQHDSKTLQPAKARAFELPSLSGNESVNILRFLMAIEQPSDAVKKAIHAGVAWLDGVRIKGFKLQDIADSNQPKGKDRVVVPDSSSVLWARFYDLKTNQPFFVGRDSQPKATLAEIENERRTGYAFYGNWPAKLIEKEYPEWVKKWGK
- a CDS encoding glycosyl hydrolase family 28 protein, with the protein product MKTAYLFLFSLFFLAFTTGEEKLRIFLVGDSTMANKLPFDAPETGWGMILPQYFSEGVEVQNHAVNGRSTKSFRAEGRWAKILEQMRPGDWVLIQFGHNDSKNTDTTRYAAAQTDYRKNLTRYIEETRAKGGNVILLTPVMRRKFDENGKFIDTHGEYPQVVKEVAQAMKAPLIDVHAKSREVIEQAGVEGSKRLFMHLPGKMHPKFPEGKVDDTHFSGHGASIMASLVAEGIRDIGNPLLGLLKPSRFTDKLEFELPKIAAPFFRKDTFSIVRYGAKSDGITLSTPAINQAVNLAHEAGGGVVVVPSGFWLTGPIVLKSNVNLHISQGALLQFSNKREDFPLVKTTWEGEDAIRCQAPISAVEASNIAITGTGIIDGAGQVWRQVKKDKLTEAQWKKLIASGGVLDEEKRTWYPSENALKGSKIQKPGSIAAGFNLNNCSEFKDFLRPNMVSLSRCTQVLLEGITFQNSPAWTIHPLLCEHITLRDVIVRNPWYGQNNDALDLESCRNGLVEGCSFDTGDDGICIKSGRDAEGRKRGVPTENIIVRNCTVFHGHGGFVIGSEMSGGVRNLFVSDCNFLGTDVGLRFKTARGRGGIVENIYVTDINMTNIPGEAILFDMYYMAKDPVSLNGEKNVLPEMKAEPLGEGTPQFRNFHIKNIVCQGAETGILIRGLPEMPIKNISIENANITCNQGLVCVESENIRLKNIGLFTQEKRVMQVQNSQKVTLDGIRYQGPVDLLLHISGKRSAEVSLLNTDAKQAKKEVEMGAEVSRKVFKRK